A region from the Stutzerimonas stutzeri genome encodes:
- a CDS encoding type III PLP-dependent enzyme has protein sequence MSIKIEDYYPRETFQKMKAFADERETPFVVIDTKIISDSYDQLVSNFPFAKIYYAVKANPATEITELLRDKGSNFDIASIYELDKVMATGVGPERISYGNTIKKAKDIRYFYDKGVRMYATDSEADLRNIAKAAPGSKVYVRILTEGSNTADWPLSRKFGCQTDMALDLLILAKQLGLVPYGVSFHVGSQQRDIDVWDAAIAKVKVIFERLKEEDGIVLQMINMGGGFPANYIAKTNDLTTYADEIIRFLKDDFGDDLPEIILEPGRSLIANAGVLVSEVVLVSRKSRTAVERWVFTDVGKFSGLIETMDESIKFPIWTEKKGEMEEVVIAGPTCDSADIMYEHYKYGLPLNLSSGDRLYWFSTGAYTTSYSAVEFNGFPPLKAYYL, from the coding sequence ATGTCGATCAAGATCGAAGACTACTATCCGCGCGAAACCTTCCAGAAGATGAAGGCCTTCGCCGATGAACGCGAAACCCCGTTCGTCGTCATCGACACGAAAATCATCAGTGATTCGTACGACCAGCTGGTCAGCAACTTTCCGTTCGCCAAGATCTACTACGCGGTGAAGGCCAACCCGGCCACCGAGATCACCGAACTGCTGCGCGACAAGGGCTCGAACTTCGACATCGCCTCGATCTACGAGCTGGACAAGGTCATGGCTACCGGCGTTGGCCCGGAGCGCATCAGCTACGGCAACACCATCAAGAAAGCCAAGGACATCCGTTACTTTTACGACAAGGGCGTACGCATGTACGCCACCGACTCGGAAGCCGACCTGCGCAACATCGCCAAGGCCGCGCCGGGCTCGAAGGTCTATGTGCGGATCCTCACCGAAGGCTCCAACACCGCCGACTGGCCGCTGTCGCGCAAGTTCGGCTGCCAGACCGACATGGCGCTGGATCTGCTGATCCTGGCCAAGCAGCTGGGCCTGGTGCCGTACGGCGTGTCCTTCCATGTCGGCTCGCAGCAGCGCGACATCGACGTCTGGGACGCCGCCATCGCCAAGGTCAAGGTGATCTTCGAGCGTTTGAAGGAAGAGGACGGCATCGTCCTGCAGATGATCAACATGGGCGGCGGCTTCCCGGCGAACTACATCGCCAAGACCAACGACCTGACCACCTACGCCGACGAAATCATCCGCTTCCTGAAGGACGACTTCGGCGATGACCTGCCCGAGATCATCCTTGAGCCGGGCCGCTCGCTGATCGCCAACGCCGGCGTGCTGGTGAGCGAAGTGGTGCTGGTATCGCGCAAGTCGCGCACCGCGGTCGAGCGCTGGGTGTTCACCGACGTGGGCAAGTTCAGCGGGCTGATCGAAACCATGGACGAGTCCATCAAGTTTCCGATCTGGACCGAAAAGAAGGGCGAGATGGAAGAAGTCGTCATCGCCGGCCCGACCTGTGACAGCGCGGACATCATGTACGAGCACTACAAGTACGGCCTGCCGCTGAACCTCTCGAGCGGCGACCGCCTGTATTGGTTCTCCACCGGCGCCTACACCACCAGCTACAGCGCGGTGGAATTCAACGGCTTCCCGCCGCTGAAGGCTTACTACCTCTAA